A section of the Ruania halotolerans genome encodes:
- a CDS encoding ABC transporter permease yields the protein MATTDTSSRTVPAPQRRRTTRDRLDSVRTYQVLTFAVFAIGWQVYGTHFGGLLVPTFTETVGAFWSTIGTADFWSAFAVSNQALVLGFAAAVTIGLPAGILLGRFRTLERLSNVYLNILLVTPMAAIIPLLIMSVGFGLVSRVILVTLFAVVMIIVNVRAGIRQVDPSLIQMARTFGANEAQIWRAVLLPAALPSIMTGIRLGLGRAVTGMVIVELLMVSLALGGLILEYRGAFDGPALYSVIVAILAEALILISLAQWLERKIAPWAPGPGKARP from the coding sequence ATGGCTACCACCGACACGTCGTCCCGGACGGTGCCTGCCCCGCAACGGCGACGAACTACTCGGGACCGGCTCGACTCGGTACGCACCTACCAAGTGCTCACCTTCGCCGTGTTCGCGATCGGCTGGCAGGTGTACGGCACCCACTTCGGCGGCCTGCTGGTGCCCACCTTCACCGAGACCGTGGGAGCGTTCTGGTCCACGATCGGCACTGCCGACTTCTGGAGCGCGTTCGCCGTATCGAACCAAGCATTGGTCCTCGGGTTCGCAGCCGCCGTGACGATCGGTCTCCCCGCCGGAATCCTGCTCGGACGATTCCGCACCTTGGAGCGCCTCAGCAATGTCTATCTGAACATCCTGCTCGTCACCCCGATGGCCGCGATCATCCCCCTGCTGATCATGTCCGTGGGCTTCGGCCTGGTTTCTCGAGTGATCCTCGTGACGCTCTTCGCTGTGGTGATGATCATCGTGAATGTCCGGGCAGGTATTCGCCAGGTCGATCCGAGCCTCATTCAGATGGCACGCACCTTCGGAGCGAACGAAGCGCAGATCTGGCGGGCCGTCCTGCTGCCCGCAGCGCTGCCGTCCATCATGACCGGGATCCGCCTCGGCCTGGGCCGCGCCGTCACCGGCATGGTCATCGTGGAACTGCTGATGGTCTCGCTCGCCCTCGGCGGACTCATTCTCGAGTATCGAGGCGCTTTCGACGGGCCGGCACTGTACTCGGTGATCGTCGCCATTCTCGCCGAAGCACTCATTCTCATCTCGCTCGCCCAATGGCTCGAACGCAAGATCGCGCCCTGGGCACCTGGACCCGGAAAGGCACGCCCATGA